A DNA window from Arachis duranensis cultivar V14167 chromosome 3, aradu.V14167.gnm2.J7QH, whole genome shotgun sequence contains the following coding sequences:
- the LOC107477312 gene encoding uncharacterized protein LOC107477312 yields MRNISTLLSLATVVVACSIIYNTEKVSGQCGGSVPALISECGQYVQKSGPKVPPSAECCSELLKLDVPCACNFVTKDVVNLISVPKALFVAHYCGMKLTPGMQCGAIKIPPNY; encoded by the coding sequence atGAGAAATATTAGCACGTTGTTGAGCTTAGCAACCGTAGTGGTTGCATGTTCCATAATATATAACACAGAAAAGGTTTCAGGTCAATGTGGAGGGAGTGTTCCAGCACTTATATCAGAATGTGGACAATATGTGCAGAAATCAGGGCCAAAGGTTCCACCATCAGCAGAGTGTTGTTCTGAGTTGTTAAAGCTTGATGTTCCATGTGCATGTAATTTTGTTACCAAAGATGTTGTCAACCTTATTAGTGTTCCTAAGGCTCTCTTTGTTGCACACTATTGTGGAATGAAATTAACACCTGGAATGCAATGTGGAG